DNA from Variovorax sp. V213:
GCTGTCCAGCCGAACTGCTTGAAGAACTTGCCGGCCACGCCGCTCATGAAGGCCGTGGGCAGGAATACCGCGATCAGCGTGAAGGTGGTGGCGATCACCGCCAGGCCGATTTCGTCGGCCGCCTCCATGGCCGCCTCGTAAGGCGACTTGCCCATGCGCAGGTGGCGCACGATGTTTTCCACCTCCACGATGGCATCGTCCACCAATATCCCGACCACCAGCGAGAGCGCGAGCAGCGAGATCACGTTGACCGAGAAGCCCAGCAGGTGCATGCCGATGAAGGCCGGAATCACGGACATGGGCAATGCCACGGCCGAGACGAAAGTGGCGCGCCAGTCGCGCAGGAACAGCCACACCACGATCACGGCCAGGATCGCGCCCTCGTACAGCAGGTGCAGCGAGCCGTCGTACTCCTCTTCCACCGGGTCGACGAAGTTGAAGGCCTCCGTCAGCTCGATGTCGGGGCGCTGCACGCGCAGGTCGGCCAGCGCCTTCTGGATGGCGCGGCCCACCTCCACCTCGCTGGCGCCGCGGCTTCGGGCTACTTCGAAGCCGACGACCGGCTTGCCGTTGAGCAACGCGGCGGCGCGCGGCTCGGCGATGGTGTCGCTGATGCGCGCCACCTGGTCGAGCCGGACGCGGCGGCCGTCGGAGAGCGCGATCTGCATGTCGGCAAGCTGGTCGGCCGACTGCACGGTGGCCATGGTGCGCACCGGCTGCTCGCTGCCGCCCAGGTCGATGCGGCCGCCGGCGCTTTCGGTCTGCACCTGGCGCAGCTGGCGCGAGATGTCGGCCGCCGAGGCGCCCAGCGCCTGCAGCTTGGCCGGATCGAGATCGACGTGCACCTGGCGTGTGACGCCGCCCACGCGGTTCACCGCACCCACGCCCGGAAGCGCGAGCAGCTTCTTGGTGATGTCGTTGTCCACGTACCAGCTCAGCGCCTCGATGTCCATGCGCGACGAGGCGATGGTGAAGGCCAGCACCGGCTGGGCCGCGAAGTCGAGCTTGGTGACCACCGGGTCGCGCACGTCGGCCGGCAGGTCGGCGCGCACGCGCTGCACCGCGGAGCGCACGTCGTCCACGGCTTCCTGCACCGGCTTCTCGAGGCGGAACTCGACGATCAGCGTGGCGGCGCCGTCCTGCACCTTGGTCGTGATGTGCTTCAGGCCCTGCACCGTGGCAATGGAGTTCTCGAGCTTGCGCGCGACGTCGGTCTCGAGCTGCGAAGGCGCAGCGCCGGGCAGCGAGGCCGATACCGTGACGGTCGGCAGGTCGATGTCCGGAAAGTTCTGCACCTTCATCGCGTTGAACGAGAGCAGCCCACCGAAGGTGAGCAGCACGAACAGCATCACCGCCGGAATCGGGTTGCGGATGGACCATGCGGAAACGTTCATGGGCGTGCCTTCGTTTCGCTGGTGTCCTGCTTGCCCGCGGCGGCCGAGGCCGGCGCCGCGGCGGGCTGTGCACCCGCGGCCGCAGGAGCGGACGCCGGCACGACGCGCACCAGGTCGCCGTCGTTCAGGAAGCCGGCGCCCTGCACCACGATCTGGGCACCCTCGGGCAGCGCGCTGGTGATCTCCACGCGCTCGCCCACGCGGCGGCCGGTCTGCACCTTGAGCTGCGCCACGCGGTTGTCGGGCAGCAGCATGAAGACGTTGTTGAAGCCGTCGCGCGGAACGATGGAGGTCTGCGGCACCGTGGGCGCGGAGCTGCGGCCGAGCTCGAAGTCGCCGCGCGCGAACATGCCGGCCTTGACGCCGGTGTTCTGTTGCACATTCGGCAGGTCGACGTAGACCAGCGCGGCGCGCGTTTGCGGATCGACCGTGGGCGCGATGCTGCGCACCTTGCCGCGCACCTGCGCGCCGCTGGCGCTGACCACGAAGGCCGTGGTGCCCACCGCGATGCGGCTGAGCTCGGCCGAGGTGACTTCGGCGCGCCATTCGAGCCGGCCCTGGCGGATCAGCCGGAACAGTTCGGTGCCGGCCGCCACCACGCTGCCGACGGTGGCGGTGCGGGCCGAGATCACGCCGTCGTCGGGTGCCAGTACCTGCGTGTTGCGTCCGCGAACTTCCTGCGCGGCCAGCACGGCTTGGGCGGCTTCGACGCGCGCCTTGGCAGTCTGCTCGGTGGTCTGGTACTGGTTGATCTGCTGCTGGCTCAGCGCGCCCGTGGCCTGCAGCGTGCGCGCTCGCGCCGCGTTGCCCGCAGCATCGGCCGCGGTGGCCCTGGCCTCGGCCAGCGAGGCACGCGATTGCGCAATGTCCGCCTGCACCGTCTCGGGCGAGAAGACGGCGAGCACCTGGCCCTTCTTCACCACGTCGCCCACGTTCACGCGCACTTCGGCGAGCCGGAGCCCGGTGGACTCGGAGCCCACGATGGCCTCCTGCCAGGCGGCCACGTTGCCGTTGGCCGCGAGCGTCAGCGTGAGCTCGGTGAGCTCGGGTTTGGCGACCGTGACCGTCAAGGTCGGGCGGGCAGCCGGTGCACCCGGCTTGGCCTTGGCCGCCGCAGCCGGGGTGCCGGCTTCGTCCGCGGGCTTGCGCGCGAGCCACACAGCCGCCGCAACGACGATGACGAGCGCCAGCAGCGCGATGGCGAGGGTGGAGCGTTTGATATTTTTCATGGCAACGTCGCGACCTTGGCGGCCGGGTTGGAAGTCATTGCGGGCGATCCGGGGCGGGCCCAGCCGCCGCCCATCGAGCGGTAGAGCGCAACCCAGGCCTGGGCGCGTTCGCGTTGCAGCGAGACGCGCGCAGTCTGCGCGGCAAAGAGCGTGCGGCGCGAATCCTCGAGTTCGAACAGGCTGGCCAGGCCGCTCTGGTAGCGGGCCTGGGTGGCGTCGAACGAAGCCTGGTAGTTCTTCACCGCGGAGTCGGCGTCGGTGGCGCGCGTATCGGTGGCATCGAGGTTGACCAGTGCTTCTTCGACCTCGCGCACCGCCTGCCGCACGTTCGCGCGGTAGAGCGACACGGCTTCGGTATAGCGCGCCTTGGCCGCATCGCTGTTGGCCGCGCGCGCGCCACCGTCCAGCAGCGGCACCGTGAGCGACACCGGGCCGATCGACCAGGTGTCGAGCGATTCCCGGAAGCCGCTGGTGCGGATCTGCATGCGGCCGATGGAGCCTGAGATGCTGAGCTTGGGATAGCGCTCGGCTTCGGCGGAGCCCACGTCGGCGCTGGCCGATGCCACGCCGAGTTCGGCCGCGTACACGTCGGGCCGCTGCGAGATGGCATCGGCCGGCACGCTGGCAATGCTGCCGACCACTGGCAGCGCACGCTGCGTGGGCGAGGCCACGAGCTTCTGTTCGAGCGTGGGCTCGTCGATGCCGCTGAGCGCCACCAGCGCCTTGCGCTGCACCGCGCATTGGGCGCGCTGCTGCGTGAGGCGGCCCGAGGCGTCCGAGGCGCTGGCGCGCGCGAGCGCAGCATCGGCAGGCGCGGTGAAGCCGGCGCGCGCGGACAGGTCGGTGAGGCGCGCGGTTTCGCCGCGCGATTTCGCATCCGATTCGGCCACGCGCAGTTGCTGCTGGCAGGCGCGTTCGGCGAAGTACGCATTGGCCGTTTCGGCCGCGACGGTCACGCGCGCGTCGTGCCATTTGGCGGTGGCGCTGCTCAGCTTCTGCTCGGCCGAATCGCGATCGGCGCGCAGGCGGCCGAAGAGGTCGATCTCCCACTTGGACTGCAGGCCGGCCTGCAGCGTGGTCACCGGTGCGATGGCCGCGCTGCTGCTGGACGAGGAAGTCGTGCCGCCCGAGCCGAAAGAGGAGCCCGAGACGCCGCGGCTGGCCGACGCCGTGCCGTCCAGGTTGGGCAGCAGCGCCGCGCCGGCCTGCACGCGCGTGGAGCGCGCCTCGGCCACGCGCGCCGCGGCGCTCGCGAGATTGGGGCTTGCGGCTTCGGCCGCGGCAATCAGTTCGACCAGCAGCGGGTCGTCGAGCTGGCTCCACCATTCCGCCAGCGAAGCCACCGAGCCGCCGTGGGGCAGCGGCACATGCCACTGCGCGGGGAACGGCGCCTCCACCGTGGCCGGCGGGCGCGTCAGGCCGCAGCCGGCAAGGCCGAGGCCCAGGCAGGCGGCAGCAATCCATCGGAGTCGTTTCATGTTTTCTTTCTCCCGGAGCGGACGGCAGATACCGCCGCGGGCTTGGCGGCGGCTTTGCGGCGCAGTGCTTCCGCCTCGACCAGCGCAACGGCATAGCCCGTGAGGCGCTGCGCCCAGGTGTCCACGTTTTTGGGTGTGTTCAGCAACGAGGGGCGTATGGCGTCGACGAGATCCTGGCTCACGAAAAGCTGCACCGCGAGTCCGGTGATGGCGAAGGTGAGGCGATGCACGTCGTCGTCCGGCCGCGCAAGACCGAGGTGGCGGCACAGCACGCCGGCGACGGCGATGTGCGGTGCCTTGATGTCGCGCTCGAATTCCTTGGCCCACTGGCTGGTCGGCTCGAGCATCTCACGCATGTGCAGCTGGATGCACTGCCGCACGATCTCGCCTTGCTTGAGCGGCTCGATCATGTGGGCGAAGAAGATGCGCAGCGCTTCCTCCATCGGCAGGTCGGGCGCGTCGTACAGCGAAACGAAGTCTCCCGCATTGCCGCCCATCGGCTCGCCGAAGGTGGCGGCATACAACCCCGCCTTGTCGCCGAAGTAATAGCTGATGGCCGAAATGTTCACGTCCGCCGCGCGTGCGATCTCGCGGGTCGAGGTCTTGGCGTAGCCGTTGGCGGCGAAGAGGGCGAGCGCGGCATACAGAAGGCGCTGGCGCGCTTCGACGCCGTCGCTGCGCGGCGCGCGCGCGGAAAGGGCTTGGAGGGCAGGGGCGCTCATGCCGGCATTAGACCATGGGGGCAATCAAACGATTGATTTACTTATGGCTGCATGAGGGCTTTCTTCGTATGGGCCGGCGGATGTGGATTGTGGGTATGTTTCGGCCGCTCGTTGATGCTTGATTCGGCGCCGATTGATGCGCGCTACGATCCGCGCATGTCCGCCGCTCCGCCTGTTGCCGCACCGCCCACCCTGCCGCTCGATGCCGAAGGCATCCTCGCACTGGCCGCTCGCTCGATGTTCCATCTGTTCTCGAGCATCAGCCAGGGCATGTTCCTGGTCGACCGCAGCGGGCGCATCGTGTGGGTGAACGAAGGGTACCGGCGTTTTCTGCCGGCCCTGGGTTTCTCGTCGATCGACCAGTTCATGGGGCACATGGTCGAGGACGTCATTCCCAACACGCAGATGCGGCGCGTGCTCGAAACCGGCGAGCCGATATTGGTCGACCTGCTCACCAACAAGGCGGGCACCTTCGTCGTCAGCCGCATTCCGTTGCGCGCCGAAAGCGATGGGCGCGAGGGCAGGGCGGGAGAAGTCATTGGCGCCATCGGCATCGTGCTGTTCGACCAGCCCGAGACCACGCTGCAGCCGCTGATCAGCAAATTTGCGCTGCTGCAGCGCGACCTCGACGACGCGCGGCGCGAACTGGCGAGCCAGCGCAACAACCCGCTGTACCAGCACGCGGCTGATGGGCAGCGCCGCTCCAAGTACACCTTTGCCAGCTTCATCGGCAGCAGCCCCGCGGCCGTGGAGGTGAAGCGCCATGCGCGCCGCGCCGCGCAGTCCACCAGCCCGGTGCTGCTGCTTGGCGAAACCGGCACCGGCAAGGAGTTGCTCGCGCATGCGATTCACGCATCGTCGGCGCGGGCCAAGGGGCAGTTCGTCAGCGTCAACATCGCGGCCGTGCCCGACACGCTGCTGGAGGCCGAATTCTTCGGCTTCGCACCGGGTGCCTTCACCGGCGCCGACCGCCGCGGCCGCGAAGGAAAATTCAAGCTGGCCGACGGCGGCAGCCTGTTTCTCGACGAGATCGGCGACATGCCGCTCGGCCTGCAGGCCAAGCTGCTGCGCGCGCTGCAGGAGGGCGAGATCGAGCCGCTCGGCTCCAACAAGCTGGTGCCCTTCGATGCGCGCGTGATCGCCGCCACCTCGCGCGACCTGCCCGAGCTGGTGCGCCGCGGCCAGTTCCGCGAAGACCTGTATTACCGGCTCAACGTGCTGCCGCTGCGCGTGCCGCCGCTGCGCGAGCGCCGCAGCGACATTCCGGCCCTGGTCGAGGCGCTGGGCGAAGACATGGCGCTGCGCAGCGGCGAGGCGCCCCCCGAACTCACGCCCGATGCGCTGGCGCTGCTGGCCGGCCAGCATTGGCGCGGCAACATCCGCGAGCTGCGCAACGTGCTGGAGCAGGTGACCATGCGCAGCGATTCGCAGCGCATCGATGCCGCGCAGCTCGAACGCATCCTGCGCGAAGCGGGGCTGGATCAGATCGCGCCGCCCGACGTCCTGCATTCGTCGGGCGACGAAGAGGCGGCGCTGCTGCGGCCGCTGGCGCAACAGGTGGCGGAGCTGGAGCAGAAAGCCATTGCCGCCGCGCTCGCGAGCACCGGCGGCAACAAGCTCGCGACGTCGCGGCTGCTCGGCATTTCACGCGCGACGCTGTATGAACGGATGACGAATCCGATTCGCTGAAGCACCCGGAGTGACCCTGGCGGCGCAGCCGCCCCACCCGTGCAATGGCCGCAAAAAAAAGACCCGCCGAAGCGGGTCAGGGACAGCCCCCGCGTCGGAGGGAGGAGGGAGAAGTAGCCAGGGGTGTCAGGTGCGAATGTAGGCATGAATCTGGGAGAAATATGGGCGCCGTCCCGTCGTCCTGTGTCCTGTCGCCCGTAGTTCGAAAAGCGGCTGTCCAGCGCTGCATTGCGGCTCGGCAGGCTGCTAGTAAACCCTGACTGATAAAAAGACAACTGCCTAAGAACAAGACACAACAAATGTTCTGAAATCAGGCGGAAGCGCTTCTTCTCCAATGAAGAAGCGTTTGTTATCAATAGCTTGGGCGGGTGGCACGAACTGTGCAATATTCAGTCACCTACTTCAGGAGACAAAGAATGAACCGTCGCCACCTCGTCGCCCTGGCCGCACTCGCCACCTGCGCCGCCGCAGCCCCCGCCTGGGCCCAGTCCAACGAAATCCGCATTGCCCACATCTACAGCAAGACCGGTCCGCTCGAAGCTTATGGCAAGCAGACGCAGACCGGCTTCACGATGGGCCTGGACTACGCCACCGGCGGCACGATGACGGTCAACGGCAAGAAGCTGGTGGTCATCGAGAAGGACGACCAGGGCAAGCCCGACCTCGGCAAGTCGCTGCTGGCGGCCGCGTATTCCGACGACAAGGCCGCGCTGGCGGTGGGCCCCACGGCTTCGGGCGTCGCACTGGCCATGCTGCCGGTGGCCGAGGAATACAAGAAGATCCTGATCGTGGAGCCGGCGGTCGCCGATTCGATCACCGGCGACAAGTGGAACAAGTACATCTTCCGCACCGGCCGCAATTCGAGCCAGGACGCCATCTCCAACGCGGTGGCCATCGACAAGGCCGGTGTCACGGTTGCCACGCTCGCGCAGGACAACGCCTTCGGCCGTGACGGCGTGAAGGCCTTCGGCGCCGCGCTCAAGAAGGCGAAGCTGGTGCACGAGGAATACCTGCCGCCCGCCACCACCGACTTCACCGCCGGCGCGCAGCGCCTGATCGACAAGCTCAAGGACCAGCCGGGCCGCAAGATCATCTGGATCGTCTGGGCCGGCGCGGGCAATCCGTTCAAGATCGTCGACCTCGACCTGAAGCGCTATGGCATCGAGATTGCCACCGGCGGCAACATCCTGCCGGCCATGGCCGCCTACAAGAACCTGCCAGGCATGGAAGGCGCGGCGTACTACTACTTCGGCATTCCGAAGAACCCCGTCAACGAGGCGCTGGTGTCGGCCCACTACAAGGAATTCAAGACGCCGCCGGATTTCTTCACGGCCGGCGGTTTCTCGGCCGCGATGGCGGTGGTCACGGCGCTCAAGAAGACGGGCGGGGACACCGGCACCAACAAGCTCATCGGCGCCATGGAAGGCATGAGCTTCGACACGCCCAAGGGCAAGATGACTTTCCGCAAGGAAGACCACCAGGCGATGCAGTCGATGTACCACTTCAAGATCAAGAACGACCCGGCGTTTGCATGGGGCGTGCCCGAGCTGGTGCGCGAGATCAAGCCTGAAGAGATGGACATCCCCATCAAGAACAAGCGCTGAACTGAGCGTCAAAGCGCAGCCGCGGCCCCGAGGCCGTGCTCCCTTCGCCCCGGATGGCCGCCGGGCGAAGCGCCAGCCTGCGCCCTTGCGGCGCGAGCGCGGCGCCACCAACGGCCGATTCGTCAGCAAGCAAGCGTTCGATACACCTACAACAGAAGGAGACAGCGATGGCAGCGATGCGATGGAACTGGAAGGGACTGGCCGCGGCCGCGGCGATCACGATGGGGGCGCAGGTTGCGACGGCGGCGGTGCCGCTGCCGTCTCTCGGCGCCAATCCGGCGGAGGTGAGCGTGTCGGGCCTGTCCGCTGGCGGCTTCATGGCCGTGCAATTGCACGTGGCCTATTCGGCCACCTTCAAGCGCGGTGCCGGCGTGGTGGCCGGCGGGCCGTACTACTGCGCCGAGGGCTCGGTGGTCAATGCCACCGGCCGTTGCATGGCGCACAGCACCGGCATTCCGGTTTCGACCCTCGTGAGCACCACCAACAGCTGGGCCGCCAGCGGCGCGATCGACCCGGTGTCGAACATGACCGGCTCCAGGCTGTACCTGTTTTCCGGCACCTCGGACAACACCGTCAAGCAGGCGGTGATGGACGACCTGAAAACCTACTACCAGAGCTTCGTGCCCGCGGCCAATACCGTGTACAAGAACGACATCGGGGCCGGCCACGCGATGGTCACCGACGACTACGGCGGCGCTTGCAGCACCACTGCCGCGCCCTACATCAACAACTGCGGTTTCGACCTTGCGGGCGAAATTCTTCAGCAGCTCTACGGGCCCCTGAATCCGCGCAACAACGGCACGCTGGGCGGCACGTTCACGGAGTTCAACCAGTCGGAGTTCATCACCGGCCACGGCGTGGCCGCCACCGGCTGGATCTACGTGCCGCAGGCCTGCACCACGGCATCCTGCCGCGTGCACCTGGTGCTGCACGGCTGCAAGCAGAACTACACCGACGTGAGCGAACAGTACGTGCGCAAGACCGGCTACAACCGCTGGGCCGACACCAACAACATCGTGCTGATCTATCCGCAGACCAGCACTGCGGCCACCAACAGCTGCTGGGACTGGTGGGGCTACGACAACGCGAACTATGCAAAGAAGTCGGGCCCGCAGATGGCGGCGCTCAAGGCCATGGTCGACCGGGTGACCGGCTCCGGCGGCGGCTCGGCACTGCCGGCTCCCACCGGCGTGGGCACATCCGGCGCGACCAGCAGCAGCATGGTGATCGGATGGAACGGCGTCTCTGGCGCCAGTGGCTACAACGTCTATCGCGGCGGCAGCAAGGTCAATGCCTCGCCAGTGGCCGGCACCAACTACACCGACAGCGGCCTCGCCGCATCGACCACCTACAGCTGGACCGTGGCGGCGCTGGATGCCAGCAACGCACAGGGCGCGATGTCAACTGCGGCCACGGGCACCACCCTTGGCGGAAGCGGTGGCGGCGGCACCTGCTACACCGCAAGCAACTATGCGCACACCGTGGCCGGGCGCGCCTACGCGCTGTGGGGCCTCACCTATGCCTACGGCTCCGGGCAATCGATGGGGCTGTGGAACATCTACGTCACCACCACGCTGAAGCAGACCGGCCCGAACTACTACGTGATCGGCAGCTGTTGAGCCGAGCTACACCGACTTTCATTCGCAATGACCAACGATGCTTGAGACGCTAGACCTGACCATTCGCTTCGGCGGGCACGTGGCCGTCAACGGCGTGAGCTGCGCCTTCGCGCCGGGCACGCTGACGGCCATCGTGGGCCCCAACGGGGCGGGCAAGACCACCTATTTCAACCTGATCTCGGGCCAGCTCAAGGCGAGCGCGGGCACGGTGTCGCTCGATGGGCAATCGCTCTCGGGCCTGTCGCCGTCGGCGCGCACGCATGCGGGGTTGGGGCGGGCCTTCCAGCTCACCAACCTGTTCCCGAATCTCACGGTGCTGGAGAACGTGCGCCTGGCGGTGCAGGCCACGCGCGAGGGCGCGCATCGACGGGGCCTGAACCTGTGGAGCATCTGGAGCGACCACAAGGCGCTGACCGAGCGCGCGGACCAGATCCTCGCGGACGTGGCGCTGAAATCGCGGGAATACGCGACGGTGGCGAGCCTGCCGCACGGCGACCAGCGCAAGCTCGAGGTGGCATTGCTGATGGCCCTGGAGCCCAAGGTCTTCATGTTCGACGAGCCGACCGCCGGCATGAATGCCGCCGAGGCGCCCGTTATCCTCGATTTGATCCGCAAGCTCAAGCAGGACAAGACCAAGACCATCCTGCTGGTCGAACACAAGATGGACGTGGTGCGCGAACTCGCCGACCGCATCATCGTGCTGCACAACGGCACGCTGGTGGCCGACGGCGAGCCGGCCGAGGTGATTGCCTCGCCGGTGGTGCAGGAGGCTTACCTCGGCTTGCCTGCGGCCGGCGCCGGGGACGCTCCGCGGCATGTGACCGCCCCCATCCCGACCTTCCCCCGCACGGGGGAAGGAGACAAGCCATGAAACACGAGAACCTGTTGACCCTCGAAGGCGTGCAGACGCACATCGGGGCGTACCACATCCTCCACGGCGTCGATCTCGCGGTGCCCAAGGGCCAGCTCACCATGCTGCTTGGCCGCAACGGCGCGGGCAAGACGACCACGCTGCGGACCATCATGGGCCTGTGGCATGCATCCGAGGGCAGGGTGCGCTTTGGCGGCAAGGACATCGCCGCGATGCACACGCCGCAGATCGCCGAGCTCGGCATCGCCTACGTGCCCGAGAACATGGGCATCTTCTCCGATCTCACGGTGAAGGAGAACATGCTGCTTGCCGCGCGCGGCGCCAAGAACGCCGCACAGATCGACGACACGCGGCTGAAGTGGATCTTCAAGCTCTTTCCCGCGGTGGAGAAGTTCTGGAACCATCCGGCCGGCAAGCTCTCGGGCGGGCAGAAGCAGATGCTGGCCGTGTCGCGCGCCATCGTCGAGCCGCGCGAGCTGCTGCTGATCGACGAGCCCAGCAAGGGCCTCGCGCCCGTGATGATCAACAACATGATCGACGCCTTTGCCGAGCTCAAGGCGAGCGGCGTGACGATCCTGCTGGTGGAGCAGAACATCAACTTCGCCCAGCGCCTGGGCGACAACGTCGCGGTGATGGACAACGGCCGCGTGGTGCACAGCGGCTCCATGGCCGCGTTCTCCGCCGACGCGCAACTGCAGCAATCGCTGCTGGGACTGGCCCTATGAAATTCGACTTCGACTGGAAGCCGCTGCTGCTCGCCCCCATCCTCGCGGCGGTGGCGCTGCCGCTCACCGGCTCGTTCTCGACCTGGCTCACGCTCACGGTCGCGGGCCTGGCGATGGGCATGATCATCTTCATCATCGCCTCGGGCCTCACGCTGGTGTTCGGGCTCATGGACGTGCTCAACTTCGGCCACGGCGTGTTCATTGCGCTCGGCGCCTTCGTGGCCAGCAGCGTGCTCGGCCTGATGGGCGACTGGACGGGTTCGGGCGAGCTTTGGCGCAACCTCGTCGCCGTGTTCCCGGCCATGCTGGTCGCCATGGCGGTGGCGGGCGCGGTGGGACTGGCCTTCGAGCGCTTCATCGTGCGGCCCGTGTACGGCCAGCACCTGAAGCAGATCCTCATCACGATGGGCGGCATGATCATCGGCGAGGAGCTCATCAAGGTGATCTGGGGGCCGGCCCAGGTGCCGCTGCCGCTGCCCGAAGCCTTGCGCGGCTCGCTGCTGATCGGCGACGCGGCCATCAGCAAGTACCGCCTGCTTGCGGTGGCGGTGGGCATCGTGGTGTTCGGCCTGCTCGCATGGACGCTGAGCCGCACCAAGATCGGCCTCTTGATCCGCGCCGGCGTGCAGGACCGCGAGATGGTCGAGTCGCTCGGCTACCGCATCGGCCGGCTGTTCGTCGGCGTGTTCGTGGTGGGCAGTGCGCTGGCCGGGCTGGGCGGCGTGATGTGGGGGCTGTTCCAGCAGAACCTGGTGCCGCAGATGGGCGCGCAGGTCAACGTGCTGATCTTCATCGTGATCATCATCGGCGGACTGGGCTCGACGGGCGGTGCGCTGATCGGTGCACTGCTGGTGGGGCTCATGACCAACTACATCGGCTTTCTGCTGCCCACGCTCACGCAGTTCGCAAGCATCCTGCTGATGGTGGCCGTGCTGCTGTGGCGCCCGCAGGGCGTGTACCCGGTTGCCAACCGCTGAGAAAGAAGAAGCCGCCATGTTCCTGAAACGACTTCTCTCCAACGACACGCCGAGGAGCCGCCTGCTGGCGCTGCTGCTGGTGGCGCTGTTCATCGCGCTGGCCTTTGCGCCTTTCATCTTCCCGGGCGTGAAGG
Protein-coding regions in this window:
- a CDS encoding efflux transporter outer membrane subunit translates to MKRLRWIAAACLGLGLAGCGLTRPPATVEAPFPAQWHVPLPHGGSVASLAEWWSQLDDPLLVELIAAAEAASPNLASAAARVAEARSTRVQAGAALLPNLDGTASASRGVSGSSFGSGGTTSSSSSSAAIAPVTTLQAGLQSKWEIDLFGRLRADRDSAEQKLSSATAKWHDARVTVAAETANAYFAERACQQQLRVAESDAKSRGETARLTDLSARAGFTAPADAALARASASDASGRLTQQRAQCAVQRKALVALSGIDEPTLEQKLVASPTQRALPVVGSIASVPADAISQRPDVYAAELGVASASADVGSAEAERYPKLSISGSIGRMQIRTSGFRESLDTWSIGPVSLTVPLLDGGARAANSDAAKARYTEAVSLYRANVRQAVREVEEALVNLDATDTRATDADSAVKNYQASFDATQARYQSGLASLFELEDSRRTLFAAQTARVSLQRERAQAWVALYRSMGGGWARPGSPAMTSNPAAKVATLP
- a CDS encoding efflux RND transporter periplasmic adaptor subunit, encoding MKNIKRSTLAIALLALVIVVAAAVWLARKPADEAGTPAAAAKAKPGAPAARPTLTVTVAKPELTELTLTLAANGNVAAWQEAIVGSESTGLRLAEVRVNVGDVVKKGQVLAVFSPETVQADIAQSRASLAEARATAADAAGNAARARTLQATGALSQQQINQYQTTEQTAKARVEAAQAVLAAQEVRGRNTQVLAPDDGVISARTATVGSVVAAGTELFRLIRQGRLEWRAEVTSAELSRIAVGTTAFVVSASGAQVRGKVRSIAPTVDPQTRAALVYVDLPNVQQNTGVKAGMFARGDFELGRSSAPTVPQTSIVPRDGFNNVFMLLPDNRVAQLKVQTGRRVGERVEITSALPEGAQIVVQGAGFLNDGDLVRVVPASAPAAAGAQPAAAPASAAAGKQDTSETKARP
- a CDS encoding sigma-54 interaction domain-containing protein; the protein is MSAAPPVAAPPTLPLDAEGILALAARSMFHLFSSISQGMFLVDRSGRIVWVNEGYRRFLPALGFSSIDQFMGHMVEDVIPNTQMRRVLETGEPILVDLLTNKAGTFVVSRIPLRAESDGREGRAGEVIGAIGIVLFDQPETTLQPLISKFALLQRDLDDARRELASQRNNPLYQHAADGQRRSKYTFASFIGSSPAAVEVKRHARRAAQSTSPVLLLGETGTGKELLAHAIHASSARAKGQFVSVNIAAVPDTLLEAEFFGFAPGAFTGADRRGREGKFKLADGGSLFLDEIGDMPLGLQAKLLRALQEGEIEPLGSNKLVPFDARVIAATSRDLPELVRRGQFREDLYYRLNVLPLRVPPLRERRSDIPALVEALGEDMALRSGEAPPELTPDALALLAGQHWRGNIRELRNVLEQVTMRSDSQRIDAAQLERILREAGLDQIAPPDVLHSSGDEEAALLRPLAQQVAELEQKAIAAALASTGGNKLATSRLLGISRATLYERMTNPIR
- a CDS encoding CerR family C-terminal domain-containing protein, with amino-acid sequence MSAPALQALSARAPRSDGVEARQRLLYAALALFAANGYAKTSTREIARAADVNISAISYYFGDKAGLYAATFGEPMGGNAGDFVSLYDAPDLPMEEALRIFFAHMIEPLKQGEIVRQCIQLHMREMLEPTSQWAKEFERDIKAPHIAVAGVLCRHLGLARPDDDVHRLTFAITGLAVQLFVSQDLVDAIRPSLLNTPKNVDTWAQRLTGYAVALVEAEALRRKAAAKPAAVSAVRSGRKKT
- a CDS encoding substrate-binding domain-containing protein, whose product is MNRRHLVALAALATCAAAAPAWAQSNEIRIAHIYSKTGPLEAYGKQTQTGFTMGLDYATGGTMTVNGKKLVVIEKDDQGKPDLGKSLLAAAYSDDKAALAVGPTASGVALAMLPVAEEYKKILIVEPAVADSITGDKWNKYIFRTGRNSSQDAISNAVAIDKAGVTVATLAQDNAFGRDGVKAFGAALKKAKLVHEEYLPPATTDFTAGAQRLIDKLKDQPGRKIIWIVWAGAGNPFKIVDLDLKRYGIEIATGGNILPAMAAYKNLPGMEGAAYYYFGIPKNPVNEALVSAHYKEFKTPPDFFTAGGFSAAMAVVTALKKTGGDTGTNKLIGAMEGMSFDTPKGKMTFRKEDHQAMQSMYHFKIKNDPAFAWGVPELVREIKPEEMDIPIKNKR
- a CDS encoding PHB depolymerase family esterase; protein product: MAAMRWNWKGLAAAAAITMGAQVATAAVPLPSLGANPAEVSVSGLSAGGFMAVQLHVAYSATFKRGAGVVAGGPYYCAEGSVVNATGRCMAHSTGIPVSTLVSTTNSWAASGAIDPVSNMTGSRLYLFSGTSDNTVKQAVMDDLKTYYQSFVPAANTVYKNDIGAGHAMVTDDYGGACSTTAAPYINNCGFDLAGEILQQLYGPLNPRNNGTLGGTFTEFNQSEFITGHGVAATGWIYVPQACTTASCRVHLVLHGCKQNYTDVSEQYVRKTGYNRWADTNNIVLIYPQTSTAATNSCWDWWGYDNANYAKKSGPQMAALKAMVDRVTGSGGGSALPAPTGVGTSGATSSSMVIGWNGVSGASGYNVYRGGSKVNASPVAGTNYTDSGLAASTTYSWTVAALDASNAQGAMSTAATGTTLGGSGGGGTCYTASNYAHTVAGRAYALWGLTYAYGSGQSMGLWNIYVTTTLKQTGPNYYVIGSC
- a CDS encoding ABC transporter ATP-binding protein is translated as MKHENLLTLEGVQTHIGAYHILHGVDLAVPKGQLTMLLGRNGAGKTTTLRTIMGLWHASEGRVRFGGKDIAAMHTPQIAELGIAYVPENMGIFSDLTVKENMLLAARGAKNAAQIDDTRLKWIFKLFPAVEKFWNHPAGKLSGGQKQMLAVSRAIVEPRELLLIDEPSKGLAPVMINNMIDAFAELKASGVTILLVEQNINFAQRLGDNVAVMDNGRVVHSGSMAAFSADAQLQQSLLGLAL
- a CDS encoding ABC transporter ATP-binding protein translates to MLETLDLTIRFGGHVAVNGVSCAFAPGTLTAIVGPNGAGKTTYFNLISGQLKASAGTVSLDGQSLSGLSPSARTHAGLGRAFQLTNLFPNLTVLENVRLAVQATREGAHRRGLNLWSIWSDHKALTERADQILADVALKSREYATVASLPHGDQRKLEVALLMALEPKVFMFDEPTAGMNAAEAPVILDLIRKLKQDKTKTILLVEHKMDVVRELADRIIVLHNGTLVADGEPAEVIASPVVQEAYLGLPAAGAGDAPRHVTAPIPTFPRTGEGDKP